Proteins co-encoded in one Heptranchias perlo isolate sHepPer1 chromosome 9, sHepPer1.hap1, whole genome shotgun sequence genomic window:
- the LOC137325061 gene encoding tumor necrosis factor ligand superfamily member 6-like, whose amino-acid sequence MEPDNRYPQVYTVGGIPNLTHYPNAPMYPVMVPTLKKRRRDWQKVCTVVILILTFIALASLALGVVCLLKLQNQLDKIKQGQEDEGQQAKLTGPVEITKPPKIAAHLTGMNFMRNSRTLVWEAIKGHAFTKGVHYKDKGLIIDEAGHFFIYSKVFFRGQECKSDMLLEQTVFKRTDRYPKDLTLMVTRSNTYCAVNSREWSKSSFQAGIFKLFKGEHIYVNVSNPDLVNFDESNTFFGLHKL is encoded by the exons ATGGAACCTGATAACCGATATCCACAAGTTTACACCGTGGGTGGCATTCCAAACCTTACTCATTATCCAAATGCTCCCATGTACCCGGTGATGGTGCCAACATTGAAGAAAAGAAGGAGGGACTGGCAGAAAGTGTGCACTGTTGTGATTCTGATCCTGACATTTATAGCGTTGGCAAGCCTGGCACTGGGCGTAGTCTGCTTGCTTAAACTCCAAAATCAGTTGGACAAAATAAAACAG GGTCAAGAAGATGAAGGTCAACAAGCAAAGCTTACTG GACCTGTGGAAATCACAAAGCCGCCCAAGATTGCTGCACATCTCACAG GAATGAACTTCATGAGGAATTCCAGGACACTCGTGTGGGAAGCTATCAAGGGCCATGCCTTCACCAAGGGAGTACATTACAAAGACAAAGGGTTGATCATTGACGAAGCTGGGCATTTCTTTATTTACTCCAAAGTCTTTTTCCGAGGTCAGGAGTGCAAATCGGACATGTTGCTGGAACAGACTGTGTTCAAGCGAACTGATCGCTATCCTAAAGATCTTACTCTAATGGTAACCAGGAGCAACACCTACTGTGCTGTGAATAGTAGAGAATGGTCCAAAAGTAGCTTTCAAGCAGGAATATTTAAGTTATTCAAAGGAGAACACATATATGTCAATGTGTCAAATCCAGACCTAGTTAACTTTGATGAGTCTAACACTTTTTTTGGACTACATAAGCTTTAG
- the LOC137325059 gene encoding tumor necrosis factor ligand superfamily member 6-like: MQQNYLYPQVYMVDGRPNLNPHVPAPAWALPTLKKKRKLDWKTVCIILVLNLVLLALAGLALGTVYLLDLRQELNEIKQGNGDKGPYAEKIIGIQNITKPSKDLRAAAHITGYLITPCSNPLPWDDRKGHAFTRGVLYKNRGLVVNETGLFFVYSKIYFRSHKCEESKNLQHIVFKRTDRYHKDMILMETKKTNYCSVSGREWATNSYQAGILQLFKGECLYVNVSYPNLVNFDESKTFFGLYKL, from the exons ATGCAACAGAACTACCTATATCCACAAGTGTATATGGTGGATGGCCGTCCGAACCTCAATCCTCATGTGCCTGCACCCGCGTGGGCACTGCCCACGTTGAAGAAAAAACGGaagctggactggaagactgtgTGCATCATTCTGGTTCTGAACTTGGTCCTCCTGGCATTGGCGGGGTTAGCTTTGGGGACAGTCTATTTACTCGATCTCCGACAGGAGCTCAATGAAATAAAACAG GGTAATGGAGACAAGGGTCCATATGCAGAaaagattattg GAATTCAGAACATCACAAAGCCATCCAAGGATCTCCGAGCAGCTGCACACATCACAG GatatttaatcactccgtgtTCCAACCCACTCCCGTGGGATGATAGGAAGGGCCACGCCTTCACCAGGGGGGTATTATATAAAAACAGAGGCCTGGTTGTCAATGAAACTGGGCTTTTCTTCGTTTACTCAAAGATCTATTTCCGATCGCATAAGTGTgaagaaagcaagaacttgcagcACATCGTGTTCAAACGAACGGATCGCTATCATAAAGACATGATTCTAATGGAAACCAAGAAAACAAACTATTGTTCTGTGAGCGGCAGGGAATGGGCCACAAACAGCTATCAAGCAGGAATATTGCAGCTTTTCAAAGGAGAATGCCTTTATGTCAATGTGTCGTATCCAAACCTAGTTAACTTTGATGAGTCTAAAACTTTCTTTGGATTGTATAAGCTTTAG